The Campylobacter sp. RM16189 genome has a segment encoding these proteins:
- a CDS encoding efflux RND transporter permease subunit, with protein MYRFAINRPITTLMIFMSLVVFGIMSLQRMPVNLFPEIEIPLIKITTYSGGDMNLIESKVTKKIEDEISTIDGIDKIHSYSYNNLSVVLIQFDLEKDINVAADDVRDKVSKAGVEGRSEIEKIKGTGDRILNIFISSNSGDEVALMKIVEEKVKPFLQRIDGIGKVDDTGFLQPQVKIYLDPFKLDKFGLNANDVVNLIKTQNLKAPLGKLENENSELFLKSNFDASSIDELKELRLASGIFLKDVARIELDKKDTDSIAVMNGKQGVMLELLKISGVNALATIENVKAKIDELRQIVGSEYELKIAFDNSENITKHIRQVGFDMVLGVVLTIFIVFFFLRNFSSTVISALSIPTSIIGTFFIIDMLGFDLNRLTLIALTLGIGIFIDDAIVVIENISKKMQEGETNPLKASFAGVGEITFSVLSISAVLLCVFVPIAFMEGIVGRYFNSFAMSVAGGIVVSFFVSIMLIPSLGARFLNAQEGKFFHLTEPFFVALENGYAWLLGLILKFKTLFVVLSLALLALCMSLAMKVGMDFMPIEDNGEFEIFIKAQPGISLVAMSEKSSVVLDELNKDPRVDYAYMLVGYTDAKDAFKAKIYAKLKDIKERKDRQPQIMEEYRNKLKIDDLNIKISALPMVDAGGANEPVQLVITGDSLEKLDEILSQARQILESVSGVVDISSDNEDRINQLEISVNKEKAKRLGISEYDITRVVYGSFGQNFLGSFDDGNDQYDIMLRFDDEHRKDVSSLEKLRIRSASGESVALNSVANFKLTKTFSSIMRFNKQRQILIVANVDNIPLDNVQKVVDEQIPSILPKGYDYRMTGFIELMNDTNEAFIFTISLSVILIYMILAALYESLIMPFIIMISMPLAFGGVAVGLYLSGNSFSLFVMVGAILLFGMVGKNAILVVDFANRYANEGMNVNEAIIKAGSKRLRAILMTTFAMIFAMLPLALSRGAGYEGNSPMAISIISGLISSTILTLFLVPALFGITYKVDKFIGKIYKRDEI; from the coding sequence ATGTATAGATTTGCCATAAATAGACCCATAACGACTTTGATGATATTTATGTCGCTTGTCGTTTTTGGCATTATGTCGCTACAAAGAATGCCTGTAAATCTCTTTCCCGAAATTGAAATTCCGCTCATTAAGATCACTACTTACTCGGGCGGAGATATGAATTTAATCGAGTCAAAAGTCACTAAAAAGATAGAAGATGAGATCTCTACTATTGACGGCATAGATAAAATTCACTCATACAGCTACAACAATCTAAGCGTGGTGCTTATACAGTTTGACCTTGAAAAAGATATCAACGTAGCTGCCGATGACGTGCGAGATAAGGTTAGTAAAGCGGGCGTTGAAGGTAGAAGCGAGATAGAAAAGATCAAAGGAACGGGCGATAGAATTTTAAACATATTTATAAGCTCAAACAGTGGCGATGAAGTCGCTCTTATGAAGATTGTGGAAGAGAAGGTAAAGCCATTTTTACAGCGCATTGACGGGATAGGCAAGGTTGATGATACGGGATTTTTGCAGCCTCAGGTGAAAATTTACCTTGATCCTTTTAAGCTTGATAAATTTGGTTTGAATGCAAACGATGTCGTAAATTTGATCAAGACTCAAAACTTAAAAGCCCCTTTAGGCAAGCTTGAAAACGAAAATTCCGAACTCTTTTTAAAGAGCAATTTTGATGCAAGCAGCATAGATGAGCTTAAAGAGCTTAGGCTTGCAAGCGGGATATTTTTAAAAGATGTTGCGCGCATAGAGCTTGATAAAAAAGATACCGATAGCATCGCCGTGATGAACGGCAAGCAAGGCGTCATGCTTGAGCTTTTAAAGATAAGCGGAGTAAATGCGCTAGCTACGATAGAAAACGTAAAAGCTAAGATAGATGAGTTAAGGCAGATCGTGGGCAGCGAGTATGAGCTAAAGATCGCCTTTGATAACAGCGAAAACATCACAAAGCACATCAGGCAAGTCGGCTTTGATATGGTGCTTGGCGTTGTTTTGACTATCTTTATAGTATTTTTCTTTCTTAGGAATTTTAGCTCTACCGTTATCTCTGCACTTTCCATACCTACGAGCATTATCGGGACGTTTTTTATTATTGATATGCTTGGATTTGATCTAAATCGCCTTACTTTGATAGCACTTACGCTTGGGATCGGAATTTTTATCGATGATGCGATAGTCGTTATAGAAAATATCTCAAAAAAGATGCAAGAGGGCGAGACAAACCCGCTAAAAGCAAGTTTTGCGGGAGTGGGCGAGATAACATTTAGCGTACTTTCTATAAGTGCCGTTTTGCTTTGCGTGTTTGTGCCTATTGCGTTCATGGAAGGCATTGTGGGTAGATACTTTAACTCCTTTGCCATGAGCGTAGCGGGCGGTATCGTGGTATCGTTTTTTGTATCCATTATGCTTATACCAAGCCTTGGGGCTAGGTTTTTAAACGCGCAAGAGGGCAAATTTTTTCATCTTACAGAGCCTTTTTTCGTCGCTCTTGAAAACGGCTATGCGTGGCTTTTGGGGCTTATTTTAAAATTTAAAACTCTATTTGTAGTTTTAAGCCTTGCCTTGCTTGCGCTTTGTATGAGCCTTGCCATGAAAGTCGGCATGGATTTTATGCCTATTGAAGATAATGGCGAATTTGAAATTTTCATTAAAGCCCAGCCCGGAATTTCACTTGTTGCTATGAGTGAAAAGTCCTCGGTTGTGCTTGATGAGCTAAATAAAGACCCGCGTGTGGATTATGCCTATATGCTTGTAGGATATACCGACGCCAAGGATGCTTTTAAGGCTAAAATTTACGCTAAATTAAAAGACATAAAAGAGCGAAAAGATAGGCAGCCTCAGATCATGGAAGAGTATAGAAATAAGCTTAAGATCGATGATTTAAATATCAAAATTTCAGCCCTTCCTATGGTCGATGCAGGCGGAGCAAACGAGCCTGTGCAGCTAGTTATCACGGGTGATAGCTTAGAAAAACTTGATGAAATTTTATCTCAGGCTAGGCAAATTTTAGAGAGCGTTAGCGGAGTTGTCGATATAAGCAGCGACAACGAAGATAGGATAAATCAGCTTGAAATTTCGGTAAATAAAGAAAAAGCCAAGCGTCTTGGCATAAGCGAATATGATATCACAAGGGTGGTTTACGGCTCTTTTGGGCAAAATTTCCTCGGCTCTTTTGATGATGGTAACGACCAATACGACATAATGCTTAGGTTTGATGACGAGCATAGAAAAGATGTATCTTCGCTTGAAAAGCTGCGTATAAGAAGCGCAAGCGGCGAGAGTGTCGCGCTAAATTCGGTCGCAAATTTTAAGCTTACCAAGACTTTTTCATCGATTATGCGATTTAACAAACAGCGTCAAATTCTAATCGTGGCAAATGTGGATAATATTCCGCTTGATAACGTGCAAAAGGTCGTTGACGAGCAAATCCCAAGCATACTGCCTAAAGGATATGATTACCGCATGACGGGCTTTATAGAGCTAATGAATGATACGAACGAGGCGTTTATATTTACCATTAGCCTTAGCGTAATTCTCATATACATGATACTAGCCGCACTTTATGAGAGCCTTATCATGCCTTTTATCATCATGATATCTATGCCGCTTGCATTTGGCGGAGTTGCCGTGGGGCTTTATCTAAGCGGAAATTCGTTTAGTCTTTTTGTGATGGTCGGAGCTATTTTGCTATTTGGAATGGTCGGTAAAAACGCCATTTTGGTTGTGGATTTTGCAAACAGATACGCAAACGAGGGCATGAATGTAAATGAAGCCATCATAAAGGCGGGCTCAAAGCGGCTAAGAGCGATACTAATGACAACCTTTGCGATGATATTTGCCATGCTTCCGCTTGCTCTCTCAAGAGGAGCGGGCTATGAGGGCAACTCGCCTATGGCTATATCTATCATCTCAGGGCTCATTAGCTCTACGATCCTTACGCTATTTTTGGTACCTGCGCTATTTGGCATAACGTATAAAGTAGATAAGTTTATCGGTAAAATTTACAAAAGAGATGAAATTTAA
- a CDS encoding tetratricopeptide repeat protein, with product MSFKSFYQLVFITVLFSGCASLNQAKNQNLHSNSSKTEVKQEHICKDKTSSECNDMGVEFELADDLKSAEICYKIACKSELGVACSNLGSLYQRFDGDKNDSEVIALFLKACKLNSKYGCYNAGNSYRLGTETGHNFVRAIKLYEKACIDLKHSKSCTNLGGMHHFSLGVEGGSRDVARKYYKMGCELGDEVGCKNFSLLEDKF from the coding sequence ATGAGCTTTAAGAGTTTTTATCAGCTTGTTTTTATCACGGTTTTATTTAGCGGATGCGCCTCTTTAAACCAGGCTAAAAATCAAAATTTGCATAGCAATTCAAGCAAAACCGAAGTCAAACAAGAACATATCTGTAAGGATAAAACATCAAGCGAGTGCAATGATATGGGCGTTGAATTTGAGCTTGCAGACGATCTTAAAAGTGCAGAAATTTGTTATAAAATAGCCTGTAAAAGCGAGCTTGGAGTAGCTTGTTCAAACCTAGGTTCGCTTTATCAGAGATTTGACGGAGATAAAAACGATAGCGAAGTTATAGCGCTATTTTTAAAAGCTTGCAAGCTAAACAGCAAATACGGCTGTTATAACGCGGGCAATTCATATAGACTAGGCACCGAGACGGGGCATAATTTCGTGCGAGCCATAAAGCTGTATGAAAAAGCCTGTATAGATCTTAAGCACTCAAAGAGCTGTACAAATTTAGGCGGTATGCATCATTTCTCTTTAGGGGTTGAGGGCGGTAGCAGAGATGTGGCTAGGAAGTATTATAAGATGGGTTGCGAGCTTGGCGATGAGGTAGGGTGTAAAAATTTCTCCTTGCTTGAGGATAAATTTTAG
- a CDS encoding HAMP domain-containing sensor histidine kinase yields the protein MSEKTKIISKILSLYLITSALFLSYFSINDYKMAKEALISNEVKNLKEIKMGIYMKASMNGINSAAALMQEKQVSACIVSKDGKIIYQDTECLKDTKKNVAFLKDGKVVIYEALQSMESNATGELSTADILLEGRDIRSDLNLLKLKNLGNLLLILTIIMVIAYYLAKLSLEPLHAKINALNRFIKDSTHEINTPLSIIMMSIETTDKSTLSSKNLKRLNNIELAARSLSNIYEDLTYLSFSKSDAIKKEQINLKNLFNERLEYFAPFFAKRSIIPQINLSEASINANLYEIRRMIDNLISNAIKYSNVGGFVSINLSKNEFAITNSGEGISKEQQKKIYDRYTHFNNDQGGFGIGLNLVKRVCESNDLSIICESEIGQNTTFKVSWS from the coding sequence ATGTCTGAAAAAACCAAGATAATATCTAAAATTTTATCCCTCTATCTAATCACCAGCGCGCTATTTTTAAGCTATTTTTCGATAAACGATTACAAAATGGCAAAAGAGGCGCTTATCTCAAACGAAGTAAAAAATCTCAAAGAGATAAAAATGGGAATTTACATGAAAGCCAGCATGAACGGCATAAATTCTGCCGCTGCGCTCATGCAAGAAAAGCAAGTAAGCGCATGTATCGTCTCAAAAGACGGCAAGATAATCTATCAAGATACTGAGTGTCTAAAAGATACCAAAAAAAACGTAGCGTTTTTAAAAGATGGCAAGGTAGTCATATACGAAGCACTTCAAAGCATGGAAAGCAATGCCACCGGAGAGCTTTCAACGGCAGACATCTTACTTGAAGGAAGAGATATAAGAAGCGATTTAAATCTCTTAAAGCTTAAAAATTTAGGAAATTTACTTCTGATACTTACAATTATCATGGTTATAGCCTACTACTTGGCAAAGCTTTCTTTGGAGCCGCTTCACGCCAAGATAAATGCACTAAATCGCTTCATAAAAGACTCAACGCACGAGATAAACACGCCTCTTAGCATAATAATGATGAGTATAGAAACAACCGATAAAAGCACGCTTAGCAGCAAAAATTTAAAACGCCTTAATAATATCGAACTGGCAGCTAGAAGCCTAAGTAATATCTACGAAGATCTTACGTACCTATCCTTTAGCAAAAGCGACGCAATCAAAAAAGAGCAGATAAATTTAAAAAATCTATTTAACGAACGGCTTGAATATTTCGCTCCGTTTTTTGCCAAACGCTCAATCATCCCGCAAATAAATTTAAGCGAAGCGAGTATAAACGCAAATCTTTACGAGATAAGAAGAATGATAGACAACCTCATTAGTAACGCTATAAAATATTCAAACGTAGGCGGATTTGTAAGTATAAATTTAAGCAAAAATGAATTTGCCATCACAAATAGCGGCGAAGGTATCAGCAAAGAGCAACAAAAGAAAATTTACGATCGCTATACACACTTTAACAACGACCAAGGAGGATTTGGCATAGGACTAAATTTAGTAAAAAGAGTTTGCGAAAGCAACGATTTAAGCATAATTTGTGAAAGCGAGATCGGTCAAAACACGACTTTTAAAGTAAGCTGGAGCTAA
- a CDS encoding response regulator transcription factor — MTRILLVEDDEILSEMITEYLSERDYKITACIDAKTALNLAYEQKFDILILDVKIPKGDGFSLLSSLRKADVTTPAIFTTSLNTIEDLEVGYKSGCDDYLKKPYELKELLLRIKNLLRRNFSHTNDDFIEIADGFRFHIDSKTVQKDGENVNISNKESELLALFLQNKNKLLTKEVIYDKIWGYDEEPSEQSLRVYIRTLRQILGKDSIINKRGDGYIYV; from the coding sequence ATGACAAGAATTTTGCTCGTAGAAGATGATGAAATTTTAAGCGAAATGATAACGGAATATCTAAGCGAGAGAGATTATAAGATAACCGCTTGCATAGATGCCAAAACCGCTCTTAATCTAGCCTATGAGCAAAAATTCGATATCTTGATACTTGACGTTAAAATTCCTAAAGGCGATGGATTTTCGCTTCTATCGTCCTTAAGGAAGGCTGACGTAACTACGCCTGCGATATTTACGACCTCCCTAAATACAATAGAAGATCTTGAAGTAGGCTATAAAAGCGGTTGCGATGACTACCTTAAAAAGCCTTACGAGCTTAAAGAGTTGCTTTTGCGTATCAAAAATTTACTTAGGCGAAATTTCTCTCATACAAACGATGACTTTATCGAAATTGCCGACGGGTTTAGATTTCACATAGACAGCAAAACAGTTCAAAAAGACGGCGAAAATGTAAATATCTCAAATAAAGAGAGTGAGCTTTTAGCGCTATTTTTACAAAACAAAAACAAACTTCTTACAAAAGAAGTTATATATGATAAAATTTGGGGCTATGACGAAGAGCCAAGCGAGCAAAGTTTGCGCGTATATATAAGGACTTTACGCCAAATTTTAGGCAAGGACAGCATCATAAATAAAAGAGGTGACGGCTATATCTATGTCTGA
- a CDS encoding AEC family transporter, translating into MFTPLLSIFILIASGYFAKKIKIFEQKHASVFIDYALCFALPALIFDKIYHVSIDKTLINIILTGFLSSFAAAFVVFFVCKAFKFSQATAISALLLAMFGNTIFIGMPIITGFFGEEALNEVIFYDQFATSIPISIIGPFVLSFGAPAKVSLVQNTIKVLKFPPFIALITGLVFKGIELPSVIFTALNLFSQSVVPVALFAIGIGLGFRSIRSSYKATLIVIAGKMLIAPLMFILIALIFSVEFSPKWLIGILQCAMPPMVLASAMIMKANLDSQLAVSAVATGVAFSFISLPLVYFICGFL; encoded by the coding sequence ATGTTTACCCCTCTACTCTCAATATTTATTCTTATAGCTTCTGGATATTTCGCAAAGAAAATAAAGATTTTTGAGCAAAAGCATGCAAGTGTATTTATAGACTACGCGCTATGCTTTGCCTTGCCTGCTTTGATCTTTGATAAAATTTATCACGTAAGCATAGATAAAACTCTCATAAATATCATCTTAACCGGCTTTTTATCCTCCTTTGCAGCCGCTTTTGTAGTGTTTTTCGTCTGTAAAGCCTTTAAATTTAGCCAAGCCACCGCCATTAGCGCTTTATTGCTGGCGATGTTTGGCAACACCATCTTTATCGGTATGCCTATCATCACGGGCTTTTTTGGAGAAGAAGCTCTAAATGAAGTTATATTTTACGATCAGTTTGCAACATCCATACCTATATCTATCATCGGACCTTTTGTGCTCTCTTTTGGAGCGCCCGCTAAAGTTTCGCTAGTGCAAAACACTATAAAAGTGCTTAAATTTCCGCCATTTATCGCACTTATCACAGGGCTTGTTTTTAAAGGTATCGAGCTTCCTTCAGTTATCTTTACCGCGCTTAATCTTTTTAGCCAAAGCGTAGTTCCGGTTGCCCTTTTTGCTATAGGTATCGGTCTTGGATTTAGAAGCATAAGAAGTTCATATAAAGCCACTTTAATCGTAATCGCAGGCAAAATGCTAATAGCTCCTCTTATGTTTATCCTTATAGCTTTAATATTTAGCGTTGAATTTAGCCCTAAATGGCTCATAGGAATTCTTCAGTGCGCTATGCCGCCGATGGTTTTAGCAAGCGCTATGATAATGAAGGCGAATTTAGACAGTCAGCTTGCAGTTTCAGCCGTAGCTACAGGCGTTGCATTTAGCTTTATCAGTCTTCCTTTGGTATATTTTATCTGCGGATTTTTGTAA
- a CDS encoding efflux RND transporter periplasmic adaptor subunit produces the protein MKKIIKFIIFLVILAACSFFVYEKYFKKEKPDEVLTSVAFRGELIKSIDSNGEIYANELIDVGAQVSGQIKKLYVKLGDKVKAGDMIAEIDSATQQNNVDTKRAQLGIYEAKLNSAKVALEISESKFNREKELFSKNATSKEEFESSKNSLAVTKANVKEIEAQIAQTKISLNTAQIDLGYTKIVAPKDGTIVSVQVEEGQTVNSNQTTPTIVNIADLTKLKLKMEIAEGDITKVKVGSRVEYSIFSEPNKKFYTKISSIDPGLTTLSNGKYSQKTSSGSSNSSSSAIYYYANALIDNQDEILRIGMTTLNVIILESVKDAVIVPNTAIKKQNSKTIIEVLKDDGLIEAREVVIGLSDSIKSQVVSGVKEGEKVITSRSSAAQINNMIERENRRIRGR, from the coding sequence ATGAAAAAAATAATCAAATTTATAATATTTTTGGTCATTCTTGCCGCCTGTTCTTTTTTTGTGTATGAAAAATATTTTAAAAAAGAAAAGCCGGATGAAGTATTAACCTCTGTGGCTTTTAGAGGCGAACTTATAAAGAGTATTGATAGCAACGGCGAAATTTATGCAAACGAGCTTATAGATGTGGGTGCGCAAGTTTCCGGTCAGATAAAAAAGCTATATGTAAAGCTGGGCGATAAGGTAAAAGCTGGCGATATGATAGCGGAGATCGACTCTGCAACCCAGCAAAATAACGTAGATACTAAAAGGGCTCAGCTTGGAATCTATGAAGCGAAGTTAAATAGCGCAAAGGTAGCTCTTGAGATCTCAGAGAGTAAATTTAACCGAGAAAAAGAGCTTTTTAGCAAAAACGCAACCTCAAAAGAGGAGTTTGAAAGCTCTAAAAACTCTCTTGCCGTTACAAAGGCAAACGTAAAAGAAATAGAAGCACAGATAGCTCAGACTAAAATTTCTTTAAACACCGCTCAGATCGATCTGGGATACACCAAGATAGTAGCTCCGAAAGACGGCACTATCGTATCGGTTCAGGTTGAAGAGGGTCAAACTGTAAATTCAAACCAGACGACACCAACCATCGTAAATATAGCGGACTTAACGAAGCTAAAGCTAAAGATGGAGATAGCAGAGGGCGACATCACAAAGGTAAAGGTTGGCTCAAGGGTTGAGTACTCTATCTTTTCGGAGCCAAATAAGAAATTTTATACCAAAATTAGCTCCATTGACCCGGGACTTACTACTCTAAGTAACGGCAAATACAGCCAAAAAACATCATCAGGAAGCTCTAATTCTAGCTCATCGGCAATATATTATTACGCCAACGCTCTTATAGATAATCAAGATGAAATTTTACGTATAGGCATGACAACCTTAAATGTCATAATACTTGAAAGCGTCAAGGATGCGGTTATAGTTCCAAATACCGCCATTAAAAAACAAAATTCAAAAACAATAATAGAGGTGCTAAAAGATGACGGCTTGATAGAGGCTAGAGAGGTCGTAATAGGCTTAAGCGACAGTATAAAATCTCAAGTAGTAAGCGGTGTAAAAGAGGGCGAAAAGGTTATCACTTCAAGAAGTTCCGCGGCTCAGATAAACAATATGATAGAGCGTGAAAATAGACGAATAAGAGGTAGGTAA
- a CDS encoding MacB family efflux pump subunit encodes MIELKNLSKKFKLGENIFDALKNINLSIKKGEFIAIIGQSGSGKSTLMNILGCLDNPTSGEYLLEGADISKFDSDSLADLRRNKFGFIFQRYNLLGTLNALSNVSLPSVYAGLNKKDREDRAAKILSGLGLEDKLESLPNKLSGGQQQRVSIARALMNGGEIILADEPTGALDSASGLMVMEILTNLHKEGHTIIIVTHDANIAAYANRVIEIKDGEILKDVVKKDEIFPSKTTEFKQKNAISFYKDQFIESFKMSLNSIFSHKLRSVLTMLGIIIGIASVICVVALGKGSQQQILSDIRGIGTNTIDIYPGKGFSDLRGMKKTLTISDTVMLSRQDYLDSVTPNTTASGMLTYRNKSASASMRGGGAQSLEVLGHKFEKGRSFNEDEVKNSASVLVIDQNTKDEFFKEIDPIGEIIFFNKRPFRIIGVLKYSSNIGDSSTLRIYTPYTTVINKITGDRFINSITVKVKDEVNAQIAERSLTEVLAAKRGKKDFFTRNSDTIKKTIEGTTRTMTLLISCIAFISLLVGGIGVMNIMLVSVTERTREIGIRMAIGAREGNILQQFLIEAVLLCVIGGIAGIAASFGIGYVFNKFSPQVHMIFSNLSIVVALFTSTFIGIIFGYMPARNASKLNPIDALSRE; translated from the coding sequence ATTATAGAGCTTAAAAATTTAAGCAAGAAATTTAAGCTTGGCGAAAATATCTTTGATGCTCTTAAAAATATAAATTTAAGCATTAAAAAAGGCGAATTTATTGCTATTATCGGACAGTCCGGTTCAGGCAAATCAACGCTCATGAATATCCTTGGCTGTCTTGATAACCCAACTAGCGGCGAGTATCTGCTAGAAGGCGCTGATATCTCAAAATTTGATTCAGACTCTCTTGCTGATTTAAGGCGTAATAAATTTGGCTTTATATTTCAAAGATACAATCTATTAGGAACCTTAAATGCGCTGTCAAATGTATCATTACCTAGCGTTTATGCCGGTCTTAATAAAAAAGATAGGGAGGATAGGGCGGCTAAAATTTTAAGCGGACTTGGATTAGAAGATAAGCTTGAATCCTTGCCAAACAAGCTAAGCGGCGGACAGCAGCAGCGCGTAAGTATAGCAAGAGCGCTTATGAACGGAGGAGAGATCATCCTAGCTGATGAGCCTACAGGTGCACTTGATAGCGCAAGCGGGCTAATGGTCATGGAAATTTTAACAAATTTGCATAAAGAGGGACACACTATCATTATCGTAACTCACGATGCAAACATCGCAGCCTACGCAAATCGCGTAATAGAGATAAAAGATGGTGAAATTTTAAAAGACGTAGTAAAAAAGGATGAAATTTTCCCTTCTAAAACCACAGAATTTAAACAAAAAAATGCGATAAGCTTTTACAAGGATCAGTTTATAGAGAGCTTTAAGATGTCGTTAAATTCGATATTTAGCCATAAGCTAAGATCTGTTTTAACCATGCTTGGCATCATCATCGGCATAGCTTCTGTAATATGCGTAGTAGCTCTTGGTAAAGGCTCTCAGCAACAAATTTTATCAGACATCAGAGGCATAGGCACAAATACTATAGACATCTATCCCGGTAAGGGTTTTAGCGATCTTAGAGGCATGAAAAAAACTCTTACGATATCAGATACGGTAATGCTATCTCGTCAAGATTACCTTGATAGTGTTACCCCAAATACCACTGCAAGTGGCATGCTAACGTATAGAAATAAATCAGCATCAGCTAGCATGAGAGGTGGCGGAGCGCAAAGTCTTGAGGTGTTAGGGCATAAATTTGAAAAAGGCAGATCGTTTAATGAAGATGAGGTAAAAAACTCTGCTTCGGTTTTGGTTATAGATCAAAATACAAAGGATGAGTTTTTTAAAGAGATAGATCCTATAGGCGAGATTATATTTTTTAATAAACGCCCGTTTCGCATAATAGGCGTTTTAAAATATAGTAGCAATATAGGCGACTCAAGCACGCTTAGAATTTACACTCCATACACTACTGTTATAAACAAAATAACGGGAGATCGGTTTATAAACTCCATAACAGTCAAGGTTAAAGATGAGGTTAATGCTCAGATCGCCGAGCGAAGCTTAACGGAAGTTTTGGCTGCAAAACGTGGCAAAAAGGACTTTTTTACAAGAAATTCAGACACTATAAAAAAGACTATTGAGGGCACAACCAGGACTATGACGCTTCTGATATCTTGTATAGCCTTTATATCGCTTTTGGTAGGCGGAATAGGGGTTATGAATATAATGCTAGTTTCAGTTACAGAGCGAACTAGAGAGATAGGTATAAGGATGGCTATAGGAGCTAGAGAGGGAAATATATTGCAACAGTTTTTGATAGAGGCGGTGCTACTGTGCGTGATAGGAGGTATCGCGGGTATAGCGGCATCATTTGGGATAGGATATGTATTTAATAAATTTTCACCACAAGTTCATATGATATTTTCTAATCTTTCTATTGTAGTTGCTTTATTTACCTCTACTTTTATAGGTATAATTTTTGGCTACATGCCTGCTAGAAACGCATCCAAACTAAATCCTATAGACGCTCTTTCAAGGGAATGA